The nucleotide sequence TCACTATCAACAATCTCAATATCAAAATCTGGTTTAACTTTTTTTATATAATCAGAAAATGCTAGAATGAAGTTTTCTGAGCGTTTTAGTTTAAGTCTGCCTCTAATTCCAAAAAATGTCTCCGTTATTAATGTTACTGCTCCAGTACCTAAAATAGGGTCTCCAGTAAGAACTCCAGCAGAAGCTGCGATTAAAACTTTAGACAATGTAGTCGCACTTTCTGGTAAAATATCTTTGTCCTTGTTTTTATTGGATTTCATTAATTATTTGAAGTTTTGGCTATTTTAAAAATAGTTGGTAACGGGAGTCTGCGCAGCAACCCCATTTTTGATAAAAATAATAACTTCTAGGTTAGTTTAAGTGGATTATGGGAAGTATTGTCGTACCATAAATTTGGGACCTGAAGATTTGGTATATGGACCAGTAGGCTTAAATGGTCCAGAATTGGATGGTATATGGTCAACAATGGAAGTCCAAGCCCTTTTAGCCTGTTCTTTAGCTCTTTTGAGCCAAGTATGGACATAAGTCTTTTAAGGTTGTAGCAGATCATGATCAGGTTAACCTCGGAGAGGACATTTTCTTTACCCTTTATCAGGGTATAGGTGAAACCCCATTGTCTTTTCAGGGTCCCGAACTGGTGTTCCGTAATCTGTTGCCTAAGTCTATAGTATCCTGGATTTTCTTCCACTCTTTTTTGATTTTCTTCCAGGGCCTCTTGATAAATGGACCGCTCGATAAATCGTCCGTTCCTGTTTTTTGTACAGAGGTCCCTGAGGCCACAAGTTTTGCACGCCAGTCTGTTCTTGTAGTGTTTTATCCTGTGTCCCGCCTTATTGTAAATGGTACCATTGGTGTCCAAGGTCTTGCCAGCCGGGCAGGTGTAGGTGTCCTTTTCCTTATCGTAAACAAAGTCGATCATCGGGTAAAGTCCGTTGTGCTGTGAGGAGTGTTCCTTTGGCGAGGAGTAGGGCGTTATCCCGTTTTTGGTACATATGTCCAAATGCTTTGCCGTGGTATACCCCTTGTCGGTCAGGGTATTCATGTTCTCTACGCCCAATAGTGCTTTGGCGTCCAATGCCATGGGGGAAAGTGCATGGGTGTCGTTCACGGTCCCGGTATCGTTGTTTACAAAGAGCTTGTGCCTTGCATCACAGCCCGCTTGTACGCAATAGCCCACATTGATGATATTGCGGTGTAGAACCACGGCCTTGGCATCGGGGTCGGTCAGGCTGATCTGGCGCTCACCGCTCCCTTGCAATTGTCTTTCGATGTTACGGTAATTTTCTTTTTTGGATTCTTGGAACGCTAGCTTGTTCTCGATTTCCTCTTGGTCCGCACCACAGTCCCCTTGGTCCAGCTGTTGTTGGTACTCCGTTATCTTGGCGTCGATATATTCGATGTGGCGGTCGATCTTGTTCTGGTTGAAATTGTTCTTGAGGGCATTTTGGGCCCTGATCTTGAAAGAGTCGATGGCAATGGTCTGCCCCTCGATGAGTTTCCAATCTTTTAACAGCACCACAAAATATCGAAAGGCCTGCTTAAAGGCCTTGGGATTGTCCTTTCTGAAATAGGCGATTTTCCTGGCCGATGGCCTTAGTCCCCTCAAGAGCCAAATAATCTCAAGGTTCACCTTGCAGGCATGTTCCAATTGGCGCGAGGTGCGCAGTCTGTTCTTATATCCGTAGAGATAGAGTTTGAGCATATCGGAGGAACGATAGGGCGGCCTTCCCTCGTCATTTAGAATGGCCTTGAAGCCCAGTTGGGCAAGTGGCAGGATATCCACGAACATATCCACTATCCGCGCCCACGAATTGGGGCCCACTTCGGATTCGAAGTCCATCATTATAAGTTGGTCCCTATTGAAACCATTGATAAAATCCATAATTAAAGTGTTGGTTTACAATACTTTAAGATAATTAATTTTTGGATTTTTCACAAGTAAAAAGGGAGGTTTTTGCGCAGTCTGACGGTTTGTGTATGAATCTGTAGCTTTGGTTTGCGTGATGGCTTTGCGGGGCTATGATTTCATACATATTGTTAGGTGCTTTTTTTTATTTTCTCTTTTAATTTCTTTACATATTTAACAAGTTCCATAACATCCTTCTCTTTTGTCACTATTCTTTGGTTAACTTGGTATGATTCATCTTTAGATCTTTCAATGTATTTTGAATCTACGATTCCTTCAGTATGTTGAAGTAGGTGCCTTCTCTGGAATAGAATATTGATTCTTTCCAATTCGTTAGAAGATAGCCAGTCTGAATAAGATTCATTTATAATCTCTTTCCATAATGCCTCACCAACATCCAATTTTTGAAATGCATTAAATGGAATTTTTGATTTTGCATAAGGGTGCTTAGAATATGTTACTTCACAAAATCTTTGAAAAGCGACAACACAATCTAAAAGTCCTTTCTCAATTAATGACCGACAAGTGTTTTCAGCTTCGTCCTCACTAACTGCGGTTACAGCAGTTCTAACTATTTCAATGTTTTCAATGGTCTTTTCTATCGTACTAACCGTGTTATTAAATGTTTCTTCAGCGGAATTGTGTCCACAGCAAGGACAGAAAAAACCACTTCCGATTACAGCGTATCTGGTTTCACATTCAGAGCAAGTGATTTCCTGTTCAAGTTCTTCAAGAGCGGGTATTGGCAATATGTAAGTGTTAGAATTACCTGAAACATTCATGGTCATTTTAATAAATGAATTTCTGGACTGCTGTCTATTGAAAGCCCTAGCATCATCCTTCATTGCCTTATTAATTCGCCCAGTAATTTGTCTAATTGCATTTTGGTTGGCCTCCTCTAGTTGTTCTGATGTCCACCAACTATCTGAATTGGCTTTATGTCCGCACTTTGGACAAAAAACTTCCTCGTCACTTACCTTGTTGACCCAATCCTCCTCGTAAACTTTAAACCTATAAAGACATTCTTCATTTGGACATTCTTTATCCAAGTAACCTTTGTCATCAGCGTTAATAGTAACGGAGACTTTTCCTTCTTTTTGTATTTTATCCAGTTCTTTTAGAAGTTTCTCAAACATGGTTATAAAAGCTTGATTGTAATTAATGTGATGATAATTATTAGGATTGCAATTCCAATAATTCCTTTTAGTCTATCGGACTTCTTAAGAGAATCAATGTGATCAATACATCTGTCATACGGTAGAAAGAACCCTCTCCAAGCATGATCAGGGGTGGATAAACACCAAAGTGTTTCACTTTCTTTACATTTATACGTATCGAAATAAACAGATTTATGAGACTTTCCCTGATCATTAGCTCTGATGGATTTACCATTACCCAATTTGAATGTCAATTTTTTATCGAATTCTAAAAATTGAGCTTCCGAATCAAAATTACTTATCTCTATGTTGAAGCAATTGTCACACATTTGATTTTCCTTATTGCACCTAACGTACGAATATAGTAACAAGTTACTATATTTCTGTTTTGTGAGTACTTCTAGTTAGTTGATTTATAAATCCTTAATTTATTGTCTGCATTGTAAGGACGAAGCTTCCCTTTAAGCCCTCTATGCCTTAAATACTTGTAATATGTTGCTCTAGAAATATTCACTCTCTGGCAGATTTCAGAAACAGTTAATATACCCTCTTTAAAGTACTGTTCGCAAATTATGGCTTTTTGTTGATTTTTATTACTAATTCCCGTAGGTGCACCTAATATTTTACCCCTTGCTCTCGCAGAGGCCAAACCGGCCTTCGTTCGTTCAATGATAATATCCCGTTCTAACTGTGCTAGGGCAGCGAACATGTTTACAATGAATTGGGAATGCGAAGACTTGTCCGTAGTGTCCAAAAAAGGTTCGGTAATGCTCCGGAACTTGACCCCTTTTTCATCGAGTTGGTTGATGAAGTTTGTAAAATGAATCAAGCTTCTGGCCAGGCGGTCTAATTTCCAAACGACAATAGTGTCCCCTTCACGGGCATAGTCCAGAAGTTTGCTTAAGCTTTTACGTTCTTCTTGAGAACTGGAAACCTTATCCGTATAAATGTTCTTTGTATCAATGCCTTCTTTTAAAAAGGCATCCAATTGCAAATCTAAATTCTGCTCTGCAGTACTTACCCTAGCGTATCCAAAAACCATGACCCAAAGTTTAAATAAACCTCAAAATACAAACTAATTATTTAGTATGGTACTTTAAACTATTTAAAATCAATAAATAATGTAAGGCTATAAAGTTCAATAAAAGGGTCGTTTAAATTTACTTGACTCGTTCTATAAAGGGTGAATTAGCGAAACTAAATGTGGTAGTAGTGTAACCCTCAATTTAAGCACATCATAAAGTATTATCTGGCAATCTTACTCAAATATCGATCTGGCCTCATTGTAGATTCTATCAAAATTAGCTTCCAGATCAGATTTGGAAAATTGTTTGGAAGGTTTAGGAAGCTCCCGTTGAATGTCCTGTAATTTAAATTGGACCTTTTTGTCCTTTCCATCTGCATAAGTGATAAACTCGCCTTGTTCCAATCGAAAAAATACATCCGCTCTATTTTTTGGAATTTCCTTTTCTCCTGTGGTTACTCGTGTATCAAAGTCGAGACTATGGCCTCGACTAACACTCTTGGTCGGGTCTTTGATAATCTCAAAAAATCGTTCATAATATTTTGCGGTGTCAGGGTCATTGACTTTGCCAAAGAACTGATAGGAAAGATTGCTCAAAATGGCCCTGCTTGCCTTATCACCGTACATCATATCATTTTGAATCTTGTCCTGCATTACATAGATTGTTGTTATGTCATAACTCCTTAACGTTGCCGGAATACGGTGCATGTTCAGAAGTTTGATGGTAGGGGCTTCCTCCATCAACAAAAAAGAAGGTCTTGAATTTCGAACGCTCATTTGTTTGGTTATGGTGTGGATAATAGTGGCAATTATAGGGGAATACGAGGTTTCAAACCTAGGATTGTTCACCACGGAAATAACGGCAGGATTATCCTTGTGATTGATATTGAGCGGCACTTCATCCGCTGACAGGGCCATAAATATTCGTGGGGTACTTATCCTTTTTAATGCATTACTTAACGTACCTTTCACCCCTGCGGTCTGCCTGTCCGAATCCATACCACTGATAAAAGCATCGGCCATTCCTTTTGAGATTATATTGGACTCCAAAAATGTAATAAGGCTCTCAGTATCCAGATAATGGTATATGGCGATGACATGTGGCAAAGTGCAATATTCGGGATAGGAAGATTTCAGTCTCCAGATCAATCCACCTATCAAACCTTCCGCAGCATCGTGGAAAAACTTGGTAGCGCCAATCGAAACGGAATCTTTCTGTTCCAATAGGTTTTCTATCAGCACCCTGGAAACCTCGTTTACAC is from Arenibacter algicola and encodes:
- a CDS encoding IS1182 family transposase → MDFINGFNRDQLIMMDFESEVGPNSWARIVDMFVDILPLAQLGFKAILNDEGRPPYRSSDMLKLYLYGYKNRLRTSRQLEHACKVNLEIIWLLRGLRPSARKIAYFRKDNPKAFKQAFRYFVVLLKDWKLIEGQTIAIDSFKIRAQNALKNNFNQNKIDRHIEYIDAKITEYQQQLDQGDCGADQEEIENKLAFQESKKENYRNIERQLQGSGERQISLTDPDAKAVVLHRNIINVGYCVQAGCDARHKLFVNNDTGTVNDTHALSPMALDAKALLGVENMNTLTDKGYTTAKHLDICTKNGITPYSSPKEHSSQHNGLYPMIDFVYDKEKDTYTCPAGKTLDTNGTIYNKAGHRIKHYKNRLACKTCGLRDLCTKNRNGRFIERSIYQEALEENQKRVEENPGYYRLRQQITEHQFGTLKRQWGFTYTLIKGKENVLSEVNLIMICYNLKRLMSILGSKELKNRLKGLGLPLLTIYHPILDHLSLLVHIPNLQVPNLWYDNTSHNPLKLT
- a CDS encoding recombinase family protein; protein product: MVFGYARVSTAEQNLDLQLDAFLKEGIDTKNIYTDKVSSSQEERKSLSKLLDYAREGDTIVVWKLDRLARSLIHFTNFINQLDEKGVKFRSITEPFLDTTDKSSHSQFIVNMFAALAQLERDIIIERTKAGLASARARGKILGAPTGISNKNQQKAIICEQYFKEGILTVSEICQRVNISRATYYKYLRHRGLKGKLRPYNADNKLRIYKSTN
- a CDS encoding type IV secretory system conjugative DNA transfer family protein, whose translation is MEAVHPFMIIIIIGLVSIVFYMLFKTIRFAFGLNTLLVFWILAEVTHLMPLISGILYLACPLLLINTVMYVFLHKTDNPVSINDKYRVNFKTTKGSFKINNIKRGVSIIGSAGSGKTESVVYGFLQHFQRHGFSGIIHDYKDFEITEMAYPIFKDSDIPFKVISFDKIIHRVNPIAPRYLENPESVNEVSRVLIENLLEQKDSVSIGATKFFHDAAEGLIGGLIWRLKSSYPEYCTLPHVIAIYHYLDTESLITFLESNIISKGMADAFISGMDSDRQTAGVKGTLSNALKRISTPRIFMALSADEVPLNINHKDNPAVISVVNNPRFETSYSPIIATIIHTITKQMSVRNSRPSFLLMEEAPTIKLLNMHRIPATLRSYDITTIYVMQDKIQNDMMYGDKASRAILSNLSYQFFGKVNDPDTAKYYERFFEIIKDPTKSVSRGHSLDFDTRVTTGEKEIPKNRADVFFRLEQGEFITYADGKDKKVQFKLQDIQRELPKPSKQFSKSDLEANFDRIYNEARSIFE